A DNA window from Citrobacter tructae contains the following coding sequences:
- the ggt gene encoding gamma-glutamyltransferase, producing MIKPTFLRRVAIAALLSGSCFSVAAAPTAPPPVSYGVEEDVFHPVRAQQGMVASVDAMATQVGVDILRQGGNAVDAAVAVGYALAVTHPQAGNLGGGGFMLLRTKDGNTTAIDFREMAPAGATRDMFLDEQGNADAKKSLTSHLASGTPGTVAGFSLALEKYGTMPLNKVVRPAMKLAEEGFVVNDALADDLKTYGSEVIPNHENSKAIFWKNGEPLKKGDKLVQKNLAKSLEMIAENGPDAFYKGTIADQIAEEMQKNGGLMSKDDLAAYKAVERKPISGDYRGYQVFSMPPPSSGGIHIVQILNILENFDMKKYGFGSADAMQVMAEAEKYAYADRSEYLGDPDFVKVPWQALTNKAYAKSLADQIDINKAKPSSQIKPGKLAPYESNQTTHFSVVDKDGNAVAVTYTLNTTFGTGIVAGNTGILLNNEMDDFSAKPGVPNVYGLVGGDANAVGPNKRPLSSMSPTIVVKDGKTWLVTGSPGGSRIITTVLQMVVNSVDFGMNVAEATNAPRFHHQWLPDELRIEKGFSPDTIKLLEQKGQKVVLKEAMGSTQSIMVGPDGALYGASDPRSVDDLTAGY from the coding sequence ATGATAAAACCGACGTTTTTACGCCGGGTAGCCATTGCTGCTCTGCTCTCAGGAAGCTGTTTTAGTGTTGCTGCAGCACCGACTGCACCGCCACCGGTGTCATACGGTGTGGAAGAAGATGTGTTTCATCCGGTGCGCGCACAGCAGGGGATGGTCGCCTCCGTGGATGCGATGGCCACGCAGGTTGGGGTGGATATCTTAAGGCAGGGCGGTAACGCGGTAGATGCCGCCGTGGCCGTAGGTTACGCACTGGCGGTGACGCATCCCCAGGCGGGGAACCTGGGTGGTGGGGGATTTATGCTGCTGCGCACCAAAGACGGGAATACGACCGCTATCGATTTCCGTGAAATGGCACCCGCTGGCGCGACCCGCGACATGTTCCTTGATGAGCAAGGCAATGCCGATGCTAAAAAGTCGCTGACCTCGCATCTGGCATCCGGCACGCCTGGCACGGTGGCGGGTTTCTCGCTGGCGCTGGAGAAATACGGCACGATGCCGCTGAACAAAGTGGTGCGCCCGGCGATGAAGCTGGCGGAAGAGGGCTTCGTGGTTAACGATGCGCTGGCCGACGATCTAAAAACCTATGGCAGCGAAGTGATCCCTAATCACGAGAACAGCAAAGCCATTTTCTGGAAAAACGGCGAGCCGCTGAAAAAGGGCGACAAGCTGGTACAGAAAAACCTGGCGAAAAGCCTCGAGATGATTGCCGAGAATGGCCCGGATGCGTTTTATAAAGGGACGATTGCCGATCAGATAGCCGAGGAAATGCAGAAAAACGGTGGGCTGATGAGCAAAGACGATTTAGCCGCCTATAAAGCCGTGGAGCGTAAACCGATTAGCGGCGACTATCGCGGGTATCAGGTCTTCTCGATGCCGCCTCCGTCCTCTGGCGGTATTCATATCGTGCAGATCCTCAATATTCTCGAAAACTTTGATATGAAGAAGTACGGGTTTGGCAGTGCCGATGCCATGCAGGTGATGGCGGAAGCAGAGAAGTATGCTTACGCCGACCGCTCTGAATACCTTGGCGATCCGGATTTTGTGAAGGTGCCGTGGCAGGCGCTGACCAACAAAGCCTATGCCAAATCGCTTGCCGATCAGATTGATATCAATAAAGCTAAACCCTCCAGCCAGATTAAACCTGGCAAGCTTGCCCCGTATGAAAGCAATCAGACCACCCATTTCTCGGTGGTGGATAAAGACGGTAACGCCGTGGCGGTGACTTACACCCTGAACACCACCTTCGGGACAGGTATTGTGGCGGGTAACACTGGCATTCTGCTCAATAACGAAATGGACGATTTCTCGGCCAAACCGGGTGTGCCGAACGTTTACGGGCTGGTGGGCGGTGATGCTAACGCGGTAGGGCCGAACAAGCGCCCACTGTCGTCCATGTCGCCGACCATTGTGGTGAAAGACGGTAAAACCTGGCTGGTGACCGGTAGCCCAGGCGGCAGCCGAATTATCACCACCGTGCTGCAAATGGTAGTGAACAGCGTTGATTTTGGCATGAACGTTGCCGAAGCCACCAACGCGCCGCGTTTCCATCATCAGTGGTTGCCGGATGAACTGCGCATCGAGAAAGGCTTCAGCCCGGATACCATCAAACTGTTGGAGCAAAAAGGGCAAAAAGTCGTGCTAAAAGAGGCGATGGGCAGTACGCAGAGTATTATGGTCGGACCGGATGGTGCACTGTATGGTGCATCCGATCCGCGTTCCGTCGATGATTTAACGGCGGGGTACTGA
- the ugpE gene encoding sn-glycerol-3-phosphate ABC transporter permease UgpE yields MIENRRGLTIFSHTMLILGIMVILFPLYVAFVAATLDNQAVYDAPMTLIPGTHLLDNMHTIWVNGVGVNSAPFWLMMLNSFIMAFSITVGKITVSMLSAFAIVWFRFPLRNLFFWMIFITLMLPVEVRIFPTVEVIANLKMLDSYAGLTLPLMASATATFLFRQFFMTLPDELVEAARIDGASPMRFFRDIVLPLSKTNLAALFVITFIYGWNQYLWPLLIITDVNLGTAVAGIKGMIATGEGTTQWNHVMAAMLLTLIPPVIIVLAMQRAFVRGLVDSEK; encoded by the coding sequence ATGATTGAGAATCGTCGCGGGCTGACAATATTCAGCCATACCATGTTGATTCTGGGGATCATGGTGATCCTGTTCCCGCTGTACGTTGCGTTTGTGGCGGCGACGCTGGATAACCAGGCGGTGTATGACGCGCCGATGACGCTGATCCCCGGTACCCATCTGCTGGACAACATGCACACCATCTGGGTCAACGGTGTGGGCGTTAATAGTGCGCCGTTCTGGCTGATGATGCTCAACAGTTTCATCATGGCGTTTAGCATTACGGTGGGGAAAATCACGGTGTCGATGCTCTCCGCATTCGCCATTGTTTGGTTTCGCTTTCCGCTGCGTAACCTGTTCTTCTGGATGATCTTTATTACGCTAATGCTGCCGGTGGAGGTGCGTATCTTCCCGACGGTGGAGGTGATTGCCAACCTGAAGATGCTCGATAGCTACGCGGGCCTGACGCTGCCGCTGATGGCTTCTGCCACCGCAACCTTCCTTTTTCGCCAATTCTTTATGACTCTGCCGGATGAACTGGTGGAAGCGGCGCGTATTGACGGCGCATCACCGATGCGTTTTTTCCGCGACATCGTGCTGCCGCTGTCGAAAACCAATCTGGCTGCGCTGTTTGTCATCACCTTTATTTACGGCTGGAATCAGTATTTATGGCCGTTGTTGATTATTACCGACGTTAACCTGGGCACTGCGGTGGCGGGTATCAAAGGCATGATCGCCACCGGTGAAGGTACGACGCAGTGGAACCACGTAATGGCAGCCATGCTGCTGACGCTTATCCCTCCGGTAATCATCGTTTTAGCCATGCAGCGTGCCTTTGTACGCGGCCTGGTCGATAGTGAGAAATAA
- the ugpA gene encoding sn-glycerol-3-phosphate ABC transporter permease UgpA, which translates to MSSSRPVFRSCWLPYLLVAPQLVITVIFFIWPAGEALWYSLQSVDPFGLSSQFVGLENFVTLFQDVYYLDSFWTTMKFSTLVTVSGLLVSLFFAALVNYVVRGSRFYQTLMLLPYAVAPAVAAVLWIFLFNPGRGLITHFLGEFGYDWNHAQNSGQAMFLVVFASVWKQISYNFLFFFAALQSIPRSLIEAAAIDGAGPIRRFFKLALPLIAPVSFFLLVVNLVYAFFDTFPVIDAATAGGPVQATTTLIYKIYREGFVGLDLASSAAQSVVLMFFVIILTVVQFRYVESKVRYQ; encoded by the coding sequence ATGTCCTCATCCCGTCCGGTGTTCCGCTCGTGCTGGCTTCCCTATTTGCTGGTGGCCCCGCAGTTGGTTATCACCGTTATTTTCTTTATCTGGCCTGCGGGTGAAGCGTTGTGGTATTCGCTACAAAGCGTCGATCCGTTTGGCCTTTCCAGCCAGTTCGTGGGTCTGGAGAACTTCGTCACGCTGTTTCAGGACGTCTATTATCTGGACTCTTTCTGGACGACGATGAAATTCAGTACGCTAGTCACGGTGAGCGGCCTGCTGGTGTCGTTATTTTTTGCCGCACTGGTGAATTACGTGGTTCGCGGCAGCCGTTTTTACCAGACGCTGATGTTGTTGCCTTACGCGGTGGCCCCTGCCGTTGCTGCGGTGCTGTGGATCTTCTTGTTTAATCCTGGGCGCGGACTGATTACGCATTTTCTCGGTGAGTTTGGCTATGACTGGAACCATGCGCAAAACAGTGGTCAGGCAATGTTCCTCGTGGTGTTCGCCTCGGTCTGGAAGCAGATTAGTTACAACTTCCTGTTCTTCTTTGCGGCACTTCAATCTATTCCTCGCTCACTGATAGAAGCCGCCGCGATTGACGGCGCGGGGCCGATCCGTCGTTTCTTTAAGCTGGCGCTACCGCTGATTGCCCCGGTGAGCTTTTTCTTACTGGTGGTGAATCTGGTGTATGCCTTCTTTGACACCTTCCCGGTGATTGATGCCGCCACTGCGGGTGGGCCGGTACAGGCGACGACGACGCTGATTTATAAGATCTACCGTGAAGGATTTGTCGGGCTGGATTTGGCTTCCTCCGCCGCACAATCGGTGGTGCTGATGTTCTTCGTTATTATTTTGACGGTGGTGCAGTTCCGCTATGTGGAAAGTAAGGTGCGTTACCAATGA
- a CDS encoding sn-glycerol-3-phosphate import ATP-binding protein UgpC gives MAGLKLQAVTKSWDGKTQVIKPLTLDVADGEFIVMVGPSGCGKSTLLRMVAGLERVSGGDIWIDHKRVTEMEPKDRGIAMVFQNYALYPHMSVEENMAWGLKIRGMSKEHIAERVNDAARILELSELLKRRPRELSGGQRQRVAMGRAIVREPAVFLFDEPLSNLDAKLRVQMRLELQHLHRRLKTTSLYVTHDQVEAMTLAQRVLVMNKGVAEQIGTPVEVYEKPASRFVASFIGSPAMNLLDGHISATGSHFELESGMSLPLGKDYSRYIGRKMTLGIRPEHIALSSQAEGGVPQVLDTLEMLGADNLAHGRWGEQKLVVRLAHQYRPTAGSTLWLHLPENHLHLFDGETGQRV, from the coding sequence ATGGCTGGTTTAAAACTACAAGCAGTAACCAAAAGCTGGGACGGTAAAACCCAGGTGATTAAACCGCTGACGCTGGATGTCGCGGACGGGGAATTTATTGTCATGGTGGGCCCATCCGGGTGCGGTAAGTCTACGCTGCTGCGGATGGTCGCCGGGCTGGAGCGGGTGAGCGGCGGCGATATCTGGATTGATCATAAACGCGTCACCGAGATGGAGCCGAAAGATCGCGGTATTGCGATGGTGTTCCAGAACTACGCGCTCTATCCGCATATGAGCGTGGAAGAAAATATGGCCTGGGGACTGAAAATTCGCGGCATGAGTAAAGAGCATATCGCTGAGCGCGTGAACGATGCCGCACGAATTCTTGAGCTGAGCGAACTGCTCAAACGCCGCCCGCGTGAGCTTTCCGGTGGACAGCGTCAGCGTGTGGCGATGGGGCGGGCAATTGTGCGTGAGCCGGCGGTATTCCTGTTTGATGAGCCGCTTTCCAACCTCGATGCCAAGTTGCGTGTGCAGATGCGGTTGGAGTTACAACATCTGCACCGGCGACTGAAAACCACCTCGCTGTACGTGACCCACGATCAGGTTGAGGCCATGACGCTTGCCCAGCGGGTACTAGTGATGAATAAAGGTGTGGCAGAGCAAATCGGTACGCCGGTTGAGGTGTACGAAAAACCGGCCAGTCGCTTTGTGGCGAGCTTTATCGGCAGTCCGGCCATGAACTTACTGGATGGACACATCAGTGCCACAGGCAGCCATTTTGAGCTGGAGAGCGGCATGTCATTGCCCCTCGGTAAGGATTATTCTCGCTACATTGGGCGTAAAATGACGTTGGGTATCCGCCCGGAGCATATTGCGCTAAGCTCGCAGGCCGAAGGCGGCGTGCCGCAGGTTTTAGACACACTGGAAATGCTGGGCGCGGATAACCTGGCCCATGGGCGCTGGGGCGAGCAAAAGCTGGTGGTGCGACTGGCGCATCAGTACCGCCCGACGGCAGGCAGCACGCTGTGGCTGCATCTGCCAGAAAACCATTTGCATCTCTTTGATGGCGAAACAGGACAACGAGTATGA
- a CDS encoding phosphotriesterase family protein: protein MKGFLQTVTGPVAHTDMGLTLPHEHLFNDLSSVVDEPHYEFSQQLVGKKVSADLQWGLKHDPYCCADNMDRKEIDDVIFEINNFMSLGGRTIVDATGSESIGRDATSLREVALKTGLNIVASSGPYLEKFESSRIHKPVELIASLIDKELNQGIGETDIRAGMIGEIGVSPAFTQAERNSLRAACLAQRNNPHTAMNIHMPGWLRLGDEVLDIVLEEMNVSPAKVSLAHSDPSGKDVAYQRKMLDRGVWLEFDMIGLDITFPKEGIAPGVQETADAVAHLIELGYADQIVLSHDVFLKQMWAKNGGNGWGFVPNVFLAYLAARGVDKDTLRKLCIDNPAQLLTA from the coding sequence ATGAAAGGTTTCCTGCAAACCGTAACAGGCCCTGTGGCACACACGGATATGGGTCTGACGCTACCGCATGAGCACCTGTTTAACGATTTGTCATCCGTTGTTGACGAGCCACATTATGAATTCTCGCAGCAGCTCGTGGGGAAAAAAGTCAGTGCAGACCTACAGTGGGGGCTGAAACACGACCCATACTGCTGTGCCGATAACATGGACAGAAAAGAGATTGATGATGTCATCTTTGAAATCAATAACTTTATGTCGCTGGGAGGCAGGACTATTGTTGACGCGACGGGTTCTGAATCTATCGGTCGGGACGCCACATCATTACGGGAAGTGGCATTAAAAACTGGTTTGAATATCGTTGCTTCATCAGGACCTTATCTGGAGAAGTTTGAAAGCTCAAGGATCCATAAACCTGTCGAGTTGATAGCCTCACTCATTGATAAGGAACTGAATCAGGGGATCGGCGAAACGGATATTCGCGCCGGAATGATCGGTGAAATTGGCGTATCACCCGCTTTTACACAAGCGGAGCGTAACAGCCTACGGGCTGCTTGTCTGGCACAACGTAATAATCCCCATACGGCGATGAATATCCATATGCCAGGGTGGCTGCGGCTGGGTGATGAAGTGCTGGATATTGTCCTTGAAGAAATGAACGTCTCTCCGGCAAAAGTCTCGCTGGCACATTCGGATCCTTCAGGCAAGGATGTCGCCTATCAACGTAAAATGCTCGACCGCGGCGTATGGCTTGAATTTGACATGATTGGTCTGGACATTACTTTCCCGAAAGAAGGTATCGCCCCAGGTGTTCAGGAGACCGCCGATGCGGTAGCACATCTGATTGAACTGGGTTACGCCGACCAGATCGTATTAAGCCATGATGTTTTTCTCAAACAGATGTGGGCAAAAAATGGGGGGAATGGCTGGGGATTTGTCCCGAATGTTTTCCTCGCCTATCTGGCTGCCCGTGGAGTAGACAAAGATACTCTTCGCAAGCTCTGTATTGATAATCCAGCGCAGTTACTCACGGCATAA
- the ugpQ gene encoding glycerophosphodiester phosphodiesterase: MSNWPYPHIVAHRGGGKLAPENTLVAIDMGARYGHTMIEFDAKLSKDGEIFLLHDDNLERTSNGWGVAGDLNWQDLLRVDAGGWFSGEFKGEPLPLLSQVAERCRQHGMMANIEIKPTTGTGTLTGKAVALAARELWAGMTPPLLSSFEIDALEAAQQAVPELPRGLLLDEWREDWRELTTRLGCVSIHLNHKLLDEARVDALRDAGLRILVYTVNKPQRAAELLRWGVDCICTDAIDAIGPDFQPC; the protein is encoded by the coding sequence ATGAGTAACTGGCCTTATCCCCATATTGTCGCCCATCGCGGCGGCGGTAAGTTAGCCCCAGAAAACACCCTGGTGGCAATCGACATGGGGGCGCGATACGGGCATACCATGATTGAATTTGACGCTAAATTGTCGAAAGACGGCGAGATCTTTTTGCTGCACGACGACAACCTCGAGCGCACCAGTAATGGCTGGGGCGTTGCCGGTGATCTGAACTGGCAGGATTTGCTGCGCGTGGACGCCGGGGGCTGGTTTAGCGGTGAGTTTAAAGGCGAGCCGTTGCCGTTGCTCTCGCAAGTGGCTGAGCGCTGCCGCCAGCACGGCATGATGGCGAATATTGAGATCAAACCGACTACCGGTACCGGAACGCTCACCGGAAAAGCCGTGGCGCTGGCCGCACGAGAGTTATGGGCAGGCATGACGCCGCCGCTGCTGTCATCCTTTGAAATTGATGCCCTGGAGGCGGCGCAGCAGGCCGTTCCTGAACTGCCGAGAGGTTTACTGCTTGATGAGTGGCGTGAGGACTGGCGTGAGCTGACAACGCGACTCGGCTGCGTCTCAATCCATCTTAATCATAAGCTGTTGGACGAAGCACGAGTGGATGCGTTACGTGATGCCGGATTACGCATATTGGTGTACACCGTCAACAAACCCCAGCGGGCGGCAGAACTGCTACGCTGGGGCGTGGACTGTATCTGTACCGATGCTATTGATGCGATCGGACCGGATTTTCAGCCCTGCTAA
- the ugpB gene encoding sn-glycerol-3-phosphate ABC transporter substrate-binding protein UgpB, producing the protein MISLRHTALGLALSLAFAGQALAVTTIPFWHSMEGELGKEVDSLAQRFNAANPDYKIVPQYKGNYEQSLSAGIAAFRTGNAPALLQVYEVGTATMMASKAIKPVYEVFKEAGINFDESQFVPTVSGYYTDSKSGHLLSQPFNSSTPVLYYNKDAFKKAGLDPEQPPKTWQDLAEYTAKLKAAGMKCGYASGWQGWIQLENFSAWNGLPFATKNNGFDGTDAVLEFNKPEQVKHIALLQEMNKKGDFSYVGRKDESTEKFYNGDCAITTASSGSLANIRQYAKFNYGVGMMPYDADVKGAPQNAIIGGASLWVMQGKDKATYEGVAQFLNFLAKPEIAAEWHQKTGYLPITTAAYDLTREQGFYDKNPGADTATRQMLNKPPLPFTKGLRLGNMPQIRTIVDEELESVWTGKKTPQQALDSAVERGNQLLRRFEQSTKS; encoded by the coding sequence ATGATATCGTTACGACATACCGCTTTAGGACTGGCACTCAGTCTGGCATTTGCAGGACAGGCGCTGGCAGTCACCACCATTCCGTTCTGGCATTCAATGGAAGGTGAACTGGGAAAAGAAGTCGATTCGCTGGCGCAACGTTTTAATGCAGCTAATCCCGATTACAAAATTGTTCCGCAGTACAAAGGCAACTACGAGCAGAGCCTGAGCGCGGGTATTGCCGCCTTCCGTACCGGAAACGCGCCTGCGCTGCTGCAGGTTTATGAAGTGGGCACGGCAACGATGATGGCCTCAAAGGCGATTAAGCCGGTCTATGAGGTGTTTAAAGAGGCTGGTATTAACTTCGATGAGTCTCAATTTGTGCCTACGGTTTCCGGTTATTACACCGATTCTAAAAGCGGACACCTGCTCTCCCAACCGTTTAACAGCTCCACCCCTGTGCTGTACTACAACAAAGATGCCTTCAAAAAAGCCGGTTTAGACCCCGAGCAGCCGCCGAAAACCTGGCAGGATCTGGCGGAATACACTGCGAAGCTGAAAGCGGCAGGCATGAAGTGCGGTTACGCCAGCGGCTGGCAGGGTTGGATCCAACTGGAAAACTTCAGTGCCTGGAATGGCTTGCCATTTGCGACCAAAAACAATGGTTTTGACGGCACGGATGCGGTGCTGGAATTCAATAAACCGGAGCAGGTGAAACATATTGCCCTGCTGCAGGAGATGAACAAGAAGGGCGATTTTAGCTACGTGGGGCGTAAAGATGAATCCACCGAGAAGTTCTACAACGGGGATTGTGCCATTACGACGGCTTCTTCCGGCTCTCTTGCTAATATTCGTCAATATGCCAAATTCAACTATGGCGTGGGCATGATGCCGTACGATGCCGATGTGAAGGGCGCGCCGCAAAACGCCATCATCGGCGGTGCCAGCCTGTGGGTAATGCAGGGTAAAGATAAAGCAACCTATGAAGGCGTGGCGCAGTTCCTCAACTTCCTGGCGAAGCCAGAAATTGCTGCAGAATGGCACCAGAAAACAGGTTATCTGCCGATCACCACCGCCGCTTACGATCTGACCCGCGAGCAAGGCTTCTATGACAAGAACCCAGGGGCGGATACTGCCACGCGTCAGATGCTGAACAAGCCACCGTTGCCGTTCACCAAAGGGCTGCGTCTGGGCAATATGCCGCAGATCCGCACTATCGTGGATGAGGAACTGGAAAGCGTCTGGACCGGCAAGAAAACCCCGCAGCAGGCGTTGGATTCTGCCGTTGAGCGCGGCAACCAGTTACTGCGCCGCTTCGAGCAGTCGACTAAGTCTTAA
- a CDS encoding DMT family transporter, whose amino-acid sequence MNKNKYSTPLLMLATILAGMLSPMQSAVNGQLGHWLQDGNACAVISFASGLVVMFFIIIARKETRQQFASIPTLIKKRKIPLWNWFAGLCGAMVVFSEGASASALGVATFQTALISALLLSGLLCDRFGVGVDEKKYFTPWRVAGALFAVIATVFVVSPQWHSTSFILLAILPFLAGLLAGWQPAGNAKVAEATGSMLVSITWNFIVGFCVLGAALAIRVALGHVTVQLPDTWWMYLGGPLGLLSIGLMAILVRGLGLLMLGVASTAGQLLGSVLIDELIPSLGNTVYMVTIIGTLFALVGAIVTTIPEYRASKMSQKMEVSG is encoded by the coding sequence ATGAACAAGAATAAGTACTCAACTCCCTTACTGATGCTTGCGACAATCTTAGCCGGTATGCTTTCCCCAATGCAGTCTGCGGTTAATGGACAGTTGGGGCACTGGTTGCAAGATGGTAATGCTTGCGCAGTAATCTCGTTTGCCAGCGGTCTGGTCGTCATGTTTTTTATTATTATTGCGCGCAAAGAAACACGCCAGCAATTCGCGTCGATCCCTACTCTGATTAAAAAGCGAAAAATCCCGCTTTGGAATTGGTTTGCTGGGTTATGCGGCGCGATGGTCGTATTTTCTGAAGGTGCATCAGCCAGCGCGTTGGGCGTTGCCACCTTTCAAACTGCATTAATCTCCGCACTTCTCCTTTCCGGTCTGCTTTGCGACCGTTTTGGCGTCGGAGTGGATGAGAAGAAATATTTCACGCCATGGCGCGTTGCTGGCGCATTGTTCGCTGTTATTGCCACGGTTTTTGTCGTATCGCCGCAGTGGCACTCAACCTCATTTATCCTGCTCGCTATTCTTCCATTTTTGGCCGGATTACTCGCTGGCTGGCAGCCTGCGGGGAATGCCAAAGTTGCCGAGGCTACGGGCTCTATGCTGGTTTCCATTACCTGGAACTTCATCGTCGGCTTTTGTGTACTGGGCGCAGCGCTGGCAATACGTGTCGCATTAGGTCATGTCACCGTCCAGTTACCCGATACGTGGTGGATGTATCTTGGTGGCCCACTGGGTCTGCTATCCATTGGGCTGATGGCTATTCTGGTCAGAGGCTTAGGGCTGTTGATGCTTGGTGTTGCTTCTACAGCTGGTCAGCTTTTGGGCTCGGTGTTGATTGATGAATTGATCCCATCATTAGGCAATACGGTCTATATGGTCACCATCATCGGTACATTATTCGCGCTAGTGGGCGCAATTGTTACCACCATCCCCGAATACAGAGCATCCAAAATGTCGCAAAAAATGGAGGTGTCAGGATGA
- a CDS encoding DUF2756 family protein, with the protein MKRLLILAMLLPFAGFAQPINTMNNPNQPGYQIPSQQRMQTQMQSQQIQQKGMLNQQLQTQTRMQQQHMENQINTNSQRVRQSQPGELNTGQQQMLPNNNGGMLNTNRNPDSTLNKQQQMLSEKKNGDMLKPSSTPQPNVPLKTLGP; encoded by the coding sequence ATGAAACGACTCTTGATTTTAGCCATGCTATTGCCGTTTGCAGGCTTTGCACAGCCCATCAACACCATGAATAACCCGAATCAACCGGGTTATCAGATCCCGAGTCAGCAGCGGATGCAGACACAAATGCAATCACAGCAAATTCAGCAGAAAGGGATGCTGAATCAACAGTTGCAGACGCAGACGCGCATGCAACAGCAGCATATGGAAAATCAGATCAACACCAACTCCCAGCGTGTACGCCAGTCTCAGCCTGGGGAGTTGAATACCGGTCAACAGCAAATGCTGCCCAACAACAACGGCGGGATGCTAAACACCAACCGTAATCCGGACAGCACGCTGAATAAACAGCAGCAAATGCTGTCGGAGAAAAAGAACGGCGACATGCTGAAGCCCTCCAGCACGCCGCAGCCTAACGTCCCGTTAAAAACGCTTGGACCTTAG
- a CDS encoding glutamine amidotransferase, whose product MNNMQKKLKVLFIGESWHIHMIHSKGYDSFTSSKYEEGATWLLECLKKGGVEVDYMPAHTVQIAFPESIDELNRYDVIVISDIGSNTFLLQNETFYQLKIKPNALESIKEYVKNGGGLLMIGGYLSFMGIEAKANYKNTIIADVLPVIMLDGDDRVEKPEGIYAEPISPEHPVINGFSNYPVFLGYNQVVAKEDADVVLTINNDPLLVFGEYQQGKTACFMSDCSPHWGTQQFMSWPFYTDLWVNTLQFIARK is encoded by the coding sequence ATGAATAATATGCAGAAAAAACTAAAGGTGCTCTTTATTGGAGAATCCTGGCATATTCACATGATTCATTCAAAAGGTTATGACAGCTTTACCTCCAGTAAATATGAAGAAGGTGCTACATGGTTACTGGAATGTTTAAAGAAAGGCGGTGTAGAAGTTGATTACATGCCTGCTCACACTGTGCAAATCGCCTTTCCAGAAAGCATTGATGAGTTAAACCGTTATGATGTCATTGTCATTAGCGATATTGGTAGTAATACATTCCTGTTGCAAAACGAGACGTTTTATCAACTTAAAATAAAGCCAAATGCTCTGGAATCAATTAAAGAGTACGTAAAAAACGGTGGTGGACTGCTCATGATTGGCGGCTATCTGTCATTCATGGGCATTGAGGCAAAAGCCAATTATAAGAACACCATTATTGCTGACGTCTTGCCAGTTATTATGCTTGACGGCGATGACCGAGTAGAAAAACCAGAGGGTATCTATGCTGAACCGATCTCGCCTGAACACCCTGTCATTAACGGATTCTCAAACTACCCAGTATTTCTTGGATATAACCAGGTCGTTGCTAAAGAAGATGCTGATGTCGTATTAACCATAAATAATGACCCACTGTTAGTGTTCGGTGAATACCAACAAGGTAAAACAGCCTGCTTTATGAGTGATTGTTCGCCGCACTGGGGAACTCAGCAATTCATGTCATGGCCGTTTTATACCGATCTGTGGGTTAACACACTTCAATTCATCGCCAGAAAATAA